A window of Candidatus Hydrogenedentota bacterium genomic DNA:
CGGCGTGACGCGGACGGTGGCGTTCGACGCGGGGCCGAGCTGGCCGTTTCGCAACGGCGCGTTTGACGCATTCCTGATGCTCGACGTGCTCGAACATATCGAGCAAGATCTGGAGAGCCTGCGCGAGGCACGGCGCGTGCTGCGGCCCGGCGGCCTCGGCATCGTGCTTGCGCCCGCGTATCCGTTCCTGTTTTCCGCGTGGGACAACTACGTCGGGCATTACCGGCGCTATTCGCGGCGGGGCCTGTGCGCATTGGCGCGTGAAGCGGGTTTTGAAGTCGAGCGCTGGACCTATTGGAACGCGGTGACGCTGCCCGCCGCGCTCATTCTGCGGCTCAAGGACCGCCTGCTCGGCGCGCGCCTCGAACGCGGCGAGTTTCCCCGCGTGCCCCGGTTCTTGAACCAGCTGCTCTGCGCATACGGGCGAGTTGAGGCCGCATGGGTTCAGCGTATGCGGCTGTGCTGCGGCTTGTCCATTATCGTCGTGCTGCGCAAGCCGGGCTGAGCGCGGCCGCGGTCACGGG
This region includes:
- a CDS encoding class I SAM-dependent methyltransferase, which encodes MIHQCLVEHREQEASYWWFVNKRQAVGRLLKQGLPSRGRVLEAGCGGGLFGALLSDEGWDVVSGDKNPLAARFAHEHGVTRTVAFDAGPSWPFRNGAFDAFLMLDVLEHIEQDLESLREARRVLRPGGLGIVLAPAYPFLFSAWDNYVGHYRRYSRRGLCALAREAGFEVERWTYWNAVTLPAALILRLKDRLLGARLERGEFPRVPRFLNQLLCAYGRVEAAWVQRMRLCCGLSIIVVLRKPG